A window from Pseudomonas sp. Tri1 encodes these proteins:
- a CDS encoding chemotaxis protein CheW encodes MNDKASSLKGSEDPILQWVTFKLDNETYGINVMRVQEVLRYTEIAPVPGAPSYVLGIINLRGNVVTVIDTRQRFGLSSTEVNDNTRIVIIEADKQVVGILVDSVAEVVYLRQSEIETAPNVGNEESAKFIQGVCNKNNELLILVELEKMMSEEEWSELESI; translated from the coding sequence ATGAATGATAAGGCGTCGTCTCTCAAGGGTTCCGAAGATCCGATTTTGCAATGGGTGACCTTCAAACTCGATAACGAAACCTACGGCATCAACGTGATGCGCGTTCAGGAAGTGCTGCGCTATACCGAGATCGCTCCGGTACCGGGTGCACCCAGCTATGTGCTGGGCATCATCAACCTGCGTGGCAACGTGGTCACGGTGATCGACACTCGCCAGCGTTTTGGCCTGAGCTCCACCGAGGTCAACGACAATACCCGTATCGTGATCATCGAAGCCGACAAGCAAGTGGTCGGCATCCTCGTCGACAGCGTCGCCGAAGTGGTTTACTTGCGTCAGTCGGAAATCGAAACCGCGCCTAACGTCGGTAACGAGGAGTCGGCCAAGTTCATCCAGGGCGTCTGCAACAAGAACAACGAGTTGCTGATCCTGGTCGAACTGGAAAAAATGATGAGCGAAGAAGAGTGGTCG
- a CDS encoding CheW domain-containing protein, translated as MSRPIKTTSRPQMALQSYLDGLLQEATEELPVQPSVIEALPETLEAEGVLDEFQAAVLEEQARDAQKSVIAAAVEAPFIKPQVAVMDAPAPILTPVSTVAPLLQGLVTPVVEVHLPPSNPPPPVPNDDRPAWAAEPFECLLFDVAGLTLAVPLVCLGSIYSLAGQELTPLFGQPEWFLGILPSQAGNLKVLDTARWVMPDRYRDDFRQGLQYVISVQGYEWGLAVHQVSRSLRLDPNEIKWRSHRGQRPWLAGTVIEHMCALLDVSELAELIASGGAKHLGGSKPVQKPK; from the coding sequence ATGAGCCGCCCGATAAAGACAACCTCGCGTCCGCAAATGGCCTTGCAGTCCTATCTGGACGGACTATTGCAGGAAGCGACCGAAGAACTGCCAGTGCAACCGAGCGTGATCGAGGCGTTGCCCGAGACCTTGGAAGCCGAAGGTGTGCTGGATGAATTCCAGGCGGCCGTGCTCGAAGAGCAGGCCCGTGATGCGCAGAAGTCAGTGATAGCGGCGGCGGTGGAGGCACCGTTTATCAAGCCTCAGGTGGCGGTGATGGACGCGCCCGCGCCGATCCTGACGCCGGTCTCGACCGTTGCGCCATTGTTGCAGGGCTTGGTGACGCCGGTAGTGGAAGTTCACTTGCCGCCGAGCAACCCGCCGCCGCCGGTGCCGAACGATGACCGCCCGGCCTGGGCCGCCGAGCCGTTCGAGTGTCTGTTGTTTGATGTGGCCGGGTTGACCCTGGCAGTGCCGCTGGTATGCCTGGGATCGATTTATTCCCTGGCCGGGCAGGAATTGACGCCGTTGTTTGGTCAGCCGGAATGGTTCCTCGGGATCCTGCCGAGCCAGGCTGGCAACCTGAAGGTGCTGGACACCGCGCGCTGGGTGATGCCGGACCGTTATCGCGATGATTTTCGCCAGGGCCTGCAGTACGTGATTTCGGTGCAGGGTTATGAGTGGGGGTTGGCAGTGCATCAGGTCAGCCGCTCATTGCGCCTGGACCCGAACGAGATCAAGTGGCGCAGCCATAGAGGGCAACGGCCATGGTTGGCCGGTACGGTGATCGAGCACATGTGCGCCTTGCTGGACGTATCCGAGCTGGCCGAGCTTATCGCCAGCGGCGGGGCAAAACACCTGGGCGGCTCCAAGCCGGTCCAGAAACCGAAATAA
- a CDS encoding ParA family protein gives MRVWAVANQKGGVGKTTSSIALAGLLAEAGKRVVMVDLDPHGSMTSYFGYDPDSLEHSNYDLFLHKGVVPEGLPGQLLLSTSDERISLLPSSTALATLERQSPGQSGLGLVIAKSLAQLWQDFDYAIIDSPPLLGLLMVNALAASQQLVIPVQTEHLAVKGLERMVNTLAMVNRSRKQSLAFNIVPTLFDRRTQASLGTLRVLRDMYPDDIWQGYIPVDTRLRDASRAGLTPSQFDGKSRGVLAYRALLKHLLAQQLVSQQVA, from the coding sequence ATGAGAGTCTGGGCAGTTGCCAATCAAAAAGGTGGTGTGGGCAAAACCACATCTTCCATCGCTTTAGCCGGATTGCTGGCCGAGGCGGGCAAGCGCGTGGTCATGGTCGATCTGGACCCCCACGGCTCGATGACCAGCTATTTTGGTTACGATCCCGACAGCCTGGAGCACAGCAACTACGATCTGTTCCTGCACAAGGGCGTCGTGCCCGAAGGCCTGCCGGGGCAGTTGCTGTTGTCCACCAGCGACGAGCGGATTTCCCTGCTACCGTCGAGCACCGCCCTGGCCACCCTGGAGCGGCAGTCGCCGGGGCAGAGTGGCCTGGGCCTGGTCATCGCCAAGAGTCTGGCGCAGCTGTGGCAGGATTTCGATTACGCGATCATCGACAGCCCGCCGTTGCTCGGTTTGCTGATGGTCAACGCGTTGGCGGCCAGCCAGCAACTGGTGATCCCGGTGCAGACCGAACACCTGGCGGTCAAGGGCCTGGAGCGTATGGTCAACACGCTGGCGATGGTCAACCGCTCGCGCAAGCAATCGTTGGCCTTCAACATCGTGCCGACCCTGTTCGACCGTCGCACCCAGGCGTCCCTGGGCACCCTGCGCGTGTTGCGGGACATGTACCCGGATGATATCTGGCAAGGCTACATTCCCGTCGATACCCGCTTGCGCGACGCCAGCCGCGCCGGTCTGACCCCTTCGCAATTCGACGGCAAAAGCCGTGGCGTGCTGGCCTACCGGGCGCTGCTCAAGCACCTGCTGGCCCAACAGCTTGTTTCACAGCAGGTGGCTTAA
- the motD gene encoding flagellar motor protein MotD, translating to MARRRHTEEHVNHERWLVSYADFITLLFAFFVVMYSISSINEGKYKVISEALIGVFTDSDRALKPIPIGDERPKTTTPAKPLVRDAEQVDAGIAGGSDPLKSIADDISAAFGDLISSNQMTVRGNELWVEIELNSSLLFGSGDAMPSDMAFNIIDKVAAILKPFDNPIHVEGFTDDQPIRTAQYPTNWELSSARSASIVRMLAMQGVNPGRLASVGYGEFQPVANNATAEGRARNRRVVLVVSRNLDVRRSLTGTGTANAKPDAALKRAGTQTAPTSDKSPGRQSAVNSPSPAL from the coding sequence ATGGCCCGTCGCAGGCACACTGAAGAACACGTCAACCATGAACGCTGGCTAGTCTCCTACGCCGACTTCATCACACTGTTGTTCGCCTTTTTCGTGGTCATGTATTCGATTTCGTCAATCAACGAAGGCAAATACAAAGTGATCTCCGAGGCGTTGATCGGTGTCTTTACCGACTCCGACCGCGCCCTCAAGCCCATCCCTATTGGCGATGAACGGCCCAAGACAACCACACCGGCCAAGCCGTTGGTCAGGGATGCCGAGCAGGTCGATGCCGGTATTGCCGGCGGCAGCGATCCATTGAAGAGCATTGCCGACGACATCAGTGCGGCGTTCGGCGACCTGATCAGCTCGAACCAGATGACCGTGCGCGGCAACGAGTTGTGGGTCGAGATCGAGCTCAATTCCAGCCTGTTGTTCGGCAGCGGCGATGCCATGCCCAGCGACATGGCGTTCAACATCATCGATAAAGTGGCGGCGATCCTGAAGCCGTTCGATAACCCGATCCATGTCGAAGGCTTCACTGACGACCAGCCGATCCGTACCGCGCAGTACCCGACCAACTGGGAGCTGTCCTCGGCGCGCTCGGCGAGCATCGTGCGCATGCTCGCCATGCAGGGTGTGAACCCCGGTCGCCTGGCGTCGGTGGGCTACGGCGAGTTTCAGCCGGTGGCCAATAACGCCACGGCCGAGGGCCGTGCACGCAACCGTCGCGTGGTGTTGGTGGTGTCGCGAAACCTCGATGTGCGTCGCAGCTTGACCGGCACCGGCACGGCCAATGCAAAACCGGACGCGGCATTGAAGCGCGCTGGCACACAAACTGCACCGACCTCGGACAAGTCGCCGGGACGACAGAGTGCCGTCAATTCTCCGTCACCCGCTTTATAA